The genomic segment ctccacaaaaaaaaaaagggtttgtaCTTATCTaaattgtgtttgtgtgttctctacaccccaaaaaatgtgatgaacccccaaaaattcggGTGTCCCCCCAAAAAGGGGGTGCCTCGGTAAAAGGCACTGGCGGGATTCGAACCCATGACCTCCCGTTTACTTTAACCAAATAAACCCctaaaatctgggatttttcacccaaaattcggggttttttcctaaaactcggtatttttccccaaaaacaaAGCATCCCACATTAAAAAGTTTTACGACAGTCGTGCTTTACAGCAGTTGGCaccttcatcttcctcctcctccttgtccttcttCTGCTTGTCCTGGCCACTGTCGCTGTGTCCAGAGGTgacaccttcctcctcctcttcctcattgTCCCCACATCTCCgtctgccttcctcctcctcctcttccttctccttcttcctcatctcctcctcctcctccttctcattGTCCCCACATCTCCAGGGAccacttttctccttcttctctttcttttccatctcctcctcttcctcctcctccttcttcatctcctcctcctcgtcctccttttcctccttcatctcctccttcttcttcatctccttcttcttcttcatctcctcctcctccttctccttcttcttcatctcctcctccttcttcccctcctcctcacTCCCCCCACACCTCcacctgccttcctcctcctcctcctccttcttcatctcctccttcttctccttcatctcctcctcctcctcctccatctcctccttccccttcttctcctccttcttcacctcctcctcctccctcacccCCCCCACACCTCcacctgccttcctcctcctcctcctcctcctccttcttcatctcctccttcttctccttcatcttctccttccccttcttctcctccttcttcatctcctcctcctcctcctcctcaccccccGCACACCTCcacctgccttcctcctcctcctcctcctgctgctgcctccgcCCCCACTCCCTGACCACCCTGAAGGGCTCCCCGTGCCCCGGCACGATCACGTCCGCCACTCCCGCCAacccctccctgctcttcctctgcGCCTCCGGCTCCTCGCTCAGCGCCTCCCACTCCTCCTCATCCTCGCCGTGCTCGAACGCGTCTCCCGCCACCGCCACCGTCCCCGCCGCCGTCCCCGTTGCCACCAGGCTCACGTGCGCCCTCGTGTGGCCGGGCGTGGCGACCACGCGCAGGTGCCCCgggtgcagctccaggggcGCGCCCCGCGCCAGCCCGTGCGGCAGGTACAGCCCCTCGCCGCGGCTCAGGTCGAAGCCCACCTGGCAGAAAGCATTTTTAGACTTTTTAATATTTCGTGATGAGTTTTGTATCCTGtatttatccccaaatcgttCGTCCCACACCGCACCCCGTCACggtttttatactttttaatatttcgTGATAAGTTTCATATCTCTGtatttatccccaaatcgttCGTCCCACACCGCACCCCGTCAcggtttttatattttttaatattttgtgatAAGTTTCATATCCCCGtatttatccccaaatcgttCGTCCCACACCGTACCCCGTCAcggtttttatatttttaatattttgtaataaGTTTCCTATCCCCGtatttatccccaaatcgttCGTCCCAGACCATACCCCATCACAGTCtttatactttttaatatttcgTGATAAGTTTCATATCCCCGtatttatccccaaatcgttCATCCCACACCGTACCCCGTCACGGGTTTTAtactttattatattttgtGATAAGTTTTATATCCCCGtatttatccccaaatcgttCGTCCCACACCGTACCCCGTCACGGTTTTTAtactttattatattttgtGATAAGTTTTATATCCCCGtatttatccccaaatcgttCGTCCCACACCATACCCCGTCatggtttttattctttttaatattttgtgatAAGTTTCATATCCCCGtatttatccccaaatcgttCATCCCACACGGCACCCGTatggttttattcttttatattataataattctATCCCTATTTATCCCCCCGTTTCAAATCGTTCATCCCACACCGTACCCCCTCAcggtttttattctttttaatattttgtgatAAGTTTCGTGTCCCCGtatttatccccaaatcgttCATCCCAGACCGTACCCCGTCACggtttttatgctttttaatatttcGTGATGAGTTTTGTATCCCTGcatttatccccaaatcgttCGTCCCACACCGTACCCCGTCAcggttttatattttttaatatttcgCGATGAGTTTCGTATCCCCGtatttatccccaaatcgttCATCCCAGACCGTACCCCGTCATGGTTTTTATACTTTGTGAAATTTCGTAGTAAGTTTTGTATCCCCGtatttatccccaaatcgttCGTCCCGGACCATACCCCATCAcggtttttattctttttaatattttgtgatAAGTTTCGTATCCCCGtatttatccccaaatcgttCATCCCACACCGTACCCCCTCAcggtttttatattttttaatatttcgTGATGAGTTTTGTATCCTGtatttatccccaaatcgttCGTCCCGCACCGtaaggaggatttggggtgtttaACAGGGATTTGAGGAGGTTTGGAGGGGatgtgggggattttgggtgttatcggggatttgagggggatttggggtgatttaaAGGGATTTGGGAGAATTTAAAGGGGATTGGGGGGCTTAATGGGGATttaaggggatttgggaggatttaaggaggatttggggtgatttaagggggtttggggacattaAAGTggatttaaaggggatttggggtggtttaaaggggatttagGAGGATTTGAGGTGATATAAGGGGGCTTGGGGGGAATTaatggggaattggggggatttgaggaggTTGGGGTGTTTatatggggatttgggg from the Camarhynchus parvulus unplaced genomic scaffold, STF_HiC, whole genome shotgun sequence genome contains:
- the LOC115917052 gene encoding metallo-beta-lactamase domain-containing protein 1-like; translated protein: VGFDLSRGEGLYLPHGLARGAPLELHPGHLRVVATPGHTRAHVSLVATGTAAGTVAVAGDAFEHGEDEEEWEALSEEPEAQRKSREGLAGVADVIVPGHGEPFRVVREWGRRQQQEEEEEEGSDSGQDKQKKDKEEEEDEGANCCKARLS